ATCTGTACTGTGCGTAGTTCACTCAATTAAAAAATGTGATATTCACGattaatttaattcatatatttaGTCTGTGTAAAAAATTACACTGAATCgatcataaaattaaattataaaaattggtTAACTATACTGTTTTTTTAACTAGTTCAATCCAAATATGTTATATTCAcgatgaatgattttttttttttttgagaaatattCAAGATGAATTTAGTTCATATATTTAGTCGgtgtaaaaaaattacattatcaactcaaatattttttgtctgTTCAATATTTTAAGTGAAAATATTTCTCTGTTTCTCTTACTGTTTGATGTTTGAAGTGAAAATATTGCTCTGTTTTTCGTctctttgatattttattttaagtaaaaatgttctctattttttctatgacttttaaattaaataaataaattatctgAAGAATCTGGTAATCTGAATTCTGAAGttaagttaaataaataaatttgaatagAATATTATTCAAACGTTTCTATAGTCAAACAATGGTGAAGGCAATTGCAACGATTTAGTCAAATGTAGAAGTAGAACTATGAAAATGGTGGCGGTCATGAAATAACGCATTTCAAAAGAAGAAACACTTGCTTAGGCACAACACCAAATAATAAGTGTTGGGCATACATacatactttaaaaaaaattaaaagataaaataattcaTCGATATTAGATGATATGACTAATTtattaaacatttatttttttaattttatgtatgTGTGCCTAGCAAATATTTATTTGGGGTTGTGTCCATATAAGtatttctccttaaaaaaaaacatgagcTCATATATGTGACTTAGATTAGGTGTGAATCAAAAGATGCATGACCTCATCATTTATGTGACTTAGATGTGAATGCATGGTCccaaaaatcaaacaacaacGTGTATATAGGATTAGTTGGAAAGATtctttgtcaaaaatgtcagcATGCATTTCACCCTCACCTTCAATACTAATACAATACTccattaaaatgttaatttttatttgtccGTTTTGTGACCGgaatttcacctttaaaataaataaatgaagtgtTTGAAGTTCGAACCTCAACCTCTGCGTATAAAATAATATGTCTCTACCACTAAGAATTATTACAGACTTAGCATATTTTCGAGTCAAAATACTTGTTTCATTGAAAAATTACTTCTTTCTAAATCataagcaaacaatagtttaaCATGCTAAGTGTGAATTTCATGAAAATTGCTAAGTTTCCATATTCTTTGTCATCACAAAAGATGCAAGTGATAAGAAATCTCACTTCTGGTTGCAACAAATTCAATGATGGAAGTTTGGTTTCATGAATGTGAAAAAAGCATATTGATGTTTCTTTGTCAAGTAGAAACCAGACTATGCACGTTTCGTCCAATCCAATTTTTCACGAGAAGACAAATTATATAAAAGTAGAGTGCAATTTCCCTAGATAAAAGATCATCTCGAAAGTCATAAGAGCTTCTCTTTTTTGTCAATTCTAATGATCAACTTGCTAATATATTTACTATGCAAGGTTTTCAGAAGTTAGTACATATCTAACGATGATAGTATTCGTTATGATATTATCCTAAGGCGAAAGAATAATTCACCATGTAATCACCACACGACTCCGTCTCTTATTTCTTTTAGTACTAGAAATACAAAGCATGCCGATCACTCACCACATTATTCACGCCTCAAACTCAATAGTACTAGTCGTGAAAATGTGTATTGAGAAAACCCTAGTCTCAAATTAAAATGTGTATACTTCTTTTATACTATTTCCTCTACATTTTAGTTATTGCAACAAATTTGGtggtaccaaaaaaatatattacacttGAAACTAATAACTAAAAGTAATGCAATGTACATACTATGGTACAGAAGCTGAATCTTGTGTTCTTGGCAAAGCATGCTCTTCATCCCTTATACTTGCATCCTCAATTTTCAATTCCACAGCTGTAGCTTCTGTTGATTTGCTAAAAGTATCGGCGGGAATGTTGATTCCCGCAAAGCCGATCATTACGGCTATTGCTCCAAGGTAATCCATGAAGGGAGGAGAATGTCCGGTGATGGTATCGACAATGGCAGCCAATGGAACTTGAATTGTGAGTCCAGCTGTAGCTACTGTGGTTGATGTAAGAAGAACTGCCTTGGCCCATAAGTAATCACTCAGCACATTGTCCAGCAATCCTAGTTATGAAAGGAAATATAAGATGTAAATGTTAAATAATGTAGAATGAGGAAAGGATTCATGAATTAAAGGGAAAAGTTAAAACCGAAAAAACGTTAAGGCATACACTATATTGAATTTGTttccaattttcaaatatttgaaCATGGAAAGTGCAAACGAAATAGTTGTTGTCAATGTTTCATGTATAGATATTTGAAAGCAGAAACCAAGATGAAAATAATGTGATGGTTTTGTAATCAAAAGGCAAAAATAAGaaatgaaaacagaaaatatttCTCAAACCAAACATGGTTTTTTGTTACATATAGAGCCATAAAGGTCGTATCTATGGAAGTAGCAATGAAGTGCTTGCTTAATAGATTATGCACATTTATCACTCAAAGATAAAGTGATTGCAGtaaaatcacaaataaaaatgacaaataatattTACTACCAGCAAACAAAGATCCTTAGAACTTTATACGAAGAATGAGAAACTCGGCAATTAAGTGTAATGACACAAATgacattttaagaaaatttagCAAATCTTCAGCTAATGATTCAGACatacaataaaaataagatgTGTTCCCTCGGAAATCAAATTAGTAATAAGGATTaaggaataaaaaattatgcagTAAAAAGTTGGCGGCTTCTTTTTCTTTCCACACTCCCATTCCATTCTCATTGAAAAAGGTATGGTTGTGCATATATATTGACTCGACCCTTCCCAGATTCCACAATGGACCGACCATCGCGGACTAGGCCACCCTAGGCTACCGAAACTTAATTGTTTGAAGTTAAGAAGTTTGTATCAGGAGCTATCATCAAGTTTTCTCTcagattatttttcattttaagttTCCAATGTCAACCTTATACATATTGGCTTATAATTTATCAACAAACCTACTACTGACAGGACTCACAGACACGGAAATATGCAATTACACATTATAAAAGGGATTTGCCTTCTAAAGTGAAATTCACTGCAGAGGAAAAAGTGACAAATTTTAAGTTATAACTGTTGATCGGAAAATCAATGCTTACAAATTGGTTTAAATCCACCATCTTGATTTTCTCATCAATAGTTATAATTCTTCATTTTTCTATCTAAAAAGAACCATTCAAAGGAGCCATATCCATCCAAAAGAATGCTCACAGGTATATCTATTTGTAGAATACAATATGTAAAGGGCATCATTAAGAATAAAGGGTAAATAGGTATGCCATTCATAAATAAAACATTAACAATTacctatgtttggtatcacggtgaatatgtcagaatcacggtgatTCACCATGATTTTGCAGAAGCTACAACGTGTAGCTTTTGGAAAATCACGGTGGATCATCGTGATTCTGACATACCCGTGTGATGCGAAATAATATCTTATTTTAAATCATGTTAATATTAAACCATAATCACGATTGTTGTTTATTTGATCTACTCTTACCAAATAACAATTTCATTTCTATAGTAAAATGCATAAAGAACTAAGCCAATTCATCAAATTCCAAAGAAAATGTATAATATAGTGAATACAAACCTTTGCCAATAATCAGACCAAGCTGCTTCCAGGTAAGCATATAAAAAGGTTCAGTCTTGGTGAAATTGAGTATAACGGCAACCggaagaaaaagtaaaacattgAAAAGACCAAGAAATCCAAGAAACTGAGCCATACTGACTTCACCATTCTTCCCGTCATCGTCATTTAACTTTTTGCGAATAAGGGTGATATAAACTGCATACAATCCTGCTGAAGAAAGTGCAAAAATATCTCCAAGAAGAGGATTTGATGCAACTGTTTTTAAACCAGATTTTGAATCACCAAGACTTACAATTATTGTTCCTCCCATGCAAAGAAGAACGCTAAAGAGCTTTAACCAAGTAAACCTCTCCCCCAAAAATGCTAGGGAAACCAAGAAGGTAAAAAGACTTGATGCGCTGCTTAAGATTGTATTTGACTGCATATGACAtgaaaaaataactaatttagAGGTGTGTTATTTGACACGAAATGGGACAACAACATTTGACAACTATTTGGATAGTTAATGCAGTTCAAACACATGGTTAATTACGTTTAGTAGATGATTGTTAAATATGACAAGGTGTCGCAACTCATTAACCATCACAGGACACAATTAACAATGATTCCAAATGTCATTAACTACGAGTTTCAGTTGTATATTTGACCACAAATTGTGGTTGATAGATATATGTATATTAGATAACttgaaaatcatttatatttgaTCATAATTTGAATGGTTATAATGAGTATCATGTATATTTGAATACCTGAAAATCATGGTAGATGACATTCAAAATTGTGGTTAATTAGGTTCAGTGGATGGTTTATAAAACCTTGTTATATTCATTAGCCATTCGCTGAACCAAATTAAGCACAAAACTAGAACAACGTTAACCATCAAAATGTCTTCAAAATATAACTTTTGCtaatttgagccaaaaaatgAAGTGAAACAGAACTTAAAGGTGAAAAAATTCCAAATTCACTTACTGTAACTGTAGTATACTTCAACGACAGGTTAAATGTGAGTTGAGCGAAAAACCAAAACGGGCATATCAATAGACTAACTTTGGCAACTCTACAACGTGTCCAACGTCCTTTCTCATCCAACCCACTTTGATCAACATTTTCAATCAAACCAACTTGACCAACCAATCCTTCAACTACATCATCCGAAGGAAGCAATTCAGAACCATTGTTCCTATCTTCAATAACATCTACCTCTTGAATAACAACTGATTCGACAACTTCACCACTTGCATCGTTATCTCTAAGAAGATTAGCCTGCTCCGACTCCCCTAACCTTCCTTCTAAATGTGGTTTACTCTTAACACTCTTCCAAAACCATAAACCTCCATAAGAATTCTCTAAATACCTCCCAATTTCAACAATTGGAATCAACACCACAAACAATGAATTGCATATGTAAGTAACAAGGAATGGTGACACACCAGCATCTACAACAGATTGAACTACAAAGCTAGCAGCTATCCATATTATAGCAACAgcaattatatatatcaaaccCAAACCCCATTTCCATGCTTTACTATCCAAATCTTTTGTAACCATATCTATgtaacccgagttcgattcctggcaAGAACGattcttggccagactttacttagcTCGGCCAAACCCTGGATTACCGGGACCCTCAGGAGAGGGTCAATacctaaaaataataaatcttcTCAAAATTGCATAGATCAATACTGAAACTCTAAATCTAGTATACCCAGAAATCAAAACCCTATCAAATTGAAAAATTGGCAATACCCATTAAGCAATTCTAGGAAATAATCACTTACAAGCTGCAAAAAAGTGATAAATTGGATCAAAGACTTATACTTTGAAGGAGAAAATCACAATCTATTTGTGGGAATAGATTTTCTATTACGTAAGCGAATCAATCGTTGTTCGTGAAATTGAATCTGAATTTGCGAGTCATTCAAGTTTTCTCAAAAGGGTTATGAAATCGGTCCAAAACGTGACAAAGCCAAATTTTTCTTCGTGAATGTTATTTGCACCCCACGTTTCTCTACTAAACAGTTCATGGACATTAAAATTTGAGTTCTTCTCTTCGCGCCTCCAAGCCTTTTACGCGCCCCCAGCCTTTCAATTCTACTCCTTCACAATCTAGGATGCAAGTgtataaatagaaaaaactgAAAAGTAAATAGTTTGCATCCTATGATGCAATCTTTATgaaatttagaatttttgtatCTCTCATCCTTTCTTCACTCTTATTTTATAAggtttgctacttaagtagtagaattttatttttcctttaaaTTTTAAGTCCTTTGAATTCTCTGCTTAAATAGCGATGAGATATTTTTGAAATATCCGGAGCATACAAGAACAATCAGGGAGCACGAAAAGAAGATCTCTTAAtatttagagtgtgtttgtttttgGTATAATGGGCTAGGAATATAACATTCTTATTTTTGGGAATTTCTTTTTGGTGCCCCGGTCTATTCACATGTCCTGTTTGTTCTATTTTTACCTTTTTAGTATTGTACGTTGacaaaatgtttcttttttttttttttgaaaaatcagaGTTTGTTACTTGTCTTACGAACTGTGTTTGTTTGCTACTTAATTAGTAGATTGGTCGGTGGTCAAATTCAAAGGTATGTGGTCACGGTCAAAACCCTAGTCAAGTGACCAAGGAACAAGGGATGCAAATAATTTTACATAGAAACTATTTCCAAGATAAAAGCTTCATCCTATCGATTATACACTTACCTGTAAAAGTATCTTCCGAAAACAGTACATCATTTCGTGAGCTCCATATAGTCCACACAATCATTTGCCAAATTAACAACACCCTCATACCCAGAAAAACTCAAAAAACCCTAGATTACCAAGAGGGGACACCCACTCAGCACCCAACACTGAAGAATAGCATACCAGACAAGAGATATTTGGTTACAGGAAACAAATGATCAACTGATTCAGATTCTAACCCACATAACACACACCTAAATGCACCAACATCCATAATGACACTCCATTGTCAGATATTATGACGGGTCGACAATTATTATATTCTAAAGAAATTGCCAAAAAAGGACGCCCACTTTTGAGGCCCAAATTTTTCAATCTTTTAGCAAATGCACGCTAATCATATTCTAAACTTTTACTATTCGCATATCAAATCTTAatgttttttttgaagaagctaaattagcccacccaaattggcaccagagagaatcgaacctcagacctcaagaggagcacactcccaggtcccaagccaataccaatatCAAATCTTAATGTTATCTTCATATTATGTTAACTTACGAGAACTGATTAAAATTTTGGATGAAGAACCATAAAGAAAATAGATACAATAAATgatgtaaaacaaaataaaattctaattaATGTTTCATTGAAATATCTGGTAGTTGATTGGCAATTAATTATCTTGCTGTGTGTCTTTGTCGTTCTTGCTGAAACATGAACAAGTAGTATGTGTGATGTCCTACCTCATCTTCATCACCACTCATATATGTTGAtcaatatctatttttttatctcaCTTCACACACCAACACTATCATACACCCAACTATTAAAATAGAAAAGTAATAGAATGTGGATGTAAATAAGAAAGTTGCTAAcatattctttttaaaaaataagttgatGTATTTTAGCATTTATTAAACTCATATGCGCGTGCACGCACATGATATGATCAATTGACGTTATAGCGTCAAACTTAATATTATGACACTTCTGATAACTATTTATTGGATATTTGTACTACAAAATATATCGTTGGGTTGAAAAGTATTACAACATAatcatatatatgttttttaacCCAATAGAACCATATAATCAAACCCTAATGGGAGATAAAGACAATTCACAAAGTGGAACAAAATAGAAACTAGTAGTATTAAGAAAagccaaaaacaaaaactaaccCATATGTGCTTGTCATAGTAAACTTGACAAGCTAAACTTGGCATTTTTTAGTAGACACAATCTCAAATGGTTAACTTTTAACTCTCTTTCATTTACATATAGCTTAATACATTATTCACATATTAGCtctgatattttgaaaatgacaataaaataaaatatataccaGGTACAATTTTATCATAGTACTTCACTAAGCATCACTTCCATGGAATTGAAGCATCTCAACTACTCCACTCATAGTAGGCCTTGAATCTCTTTCATCCACAACACAATCCAAAGCAACTTTAGCCAAAATCTCCATCTTACTTTTATCATAATTTAATCCAATATTAGGATCAACAATTTCCTCCAACCAAAATATGTTACTGCCTCTTTTTTCTCTCACCCATGTAACCAATCTTCCATCACTTTCCTCTTCTCCATTAACAATTTTGAAACATGTAGTTGGACTTTTTCCTGTTATCATTTCCAACACAACAATTCCATAGCTATAAACATCCACTTTAGATGTTATGGGCAAATTGAAAATCCACTCAGGAGCCATATATCCTCTTGTTCCTCTAATCATAGACACACTTGAATTGTTGAGGTTGTTTCTGTTTTGGAGTTTAGACAATCCAAAATCAGCTAACTTGGGTTGAAAGTTAGAATCAAGAAGTATATTTTGTGGCTTTATATCACAATGTAAAATCCACTCCAAGCATTCTTCATGTAGATATGCTAAAACTCTTGCTATTGCTAAAGCAATTTTGTACCTTTTACTCCAATCAAGTTTATTAGATGACAAATTGTCAGCTAAAGAACCATTTTCCATGTATTCATAAACCAATAATCTATATTTTCCCTCAGCACAATATCCCcacatttcaatcaaattcatgtgATTAAGCCTTCCAATGATGCCTACTTCAGCGAGAAACTCGCCTTCTCCTCCTTGTTGAGCATTGTAAAGTCTCTTTATTGCAGCATGTCTTTCATCAGATAATATCCCTTTGTAAACAACCCCTCCTCCGCCTCTTCCGATCTCTTGACTGAACCCTTTTGTTGCTTTCTTTAGCTCCAAGTAACTGAATTTTCGGAACCCAATATCCGCTAGATGGTAGCCCTGTTGGTCTGCATTAGTATTTTGGTGCGTCCTTAATAGGGAACACCAAATGACAAAAATGAAGACCACCTCGAAAGCTCCAATCGCGGTgacaaaccataaaaaaaacttcacaaaaTGACTCTCGCTTGCACTAACGAAAACTCTTTGAAGTTTCACTTGACAAATATGGTCACCTGGAGTGGAAGTTTCTTGTTTCGAAAAGTTATTACCTTTAGGCAATCTCAAGTATGTTGTTCCTACAAAGAATGGCGAATGCCTTCCATTTCtcaattgtgtttttgtataaCACTTATAAAAGCCTTTTCCCGATCCAAAACCGTGCTGAAATCCTTTACAATTACAATCTTGTAAGCATAATTTCTCACAAGAACTATAGTTACTAACTTCAACATAGTGAATGTCATACCCATAAAACTCAACATTTACCATCCCTAAAAAGGTAGACTCGCTTCTATTGCAAGTAAAATCGAACATAGGTTCGCAACCATAAGACCAATCACTATGATTCTTGACTCTATAACCTGGAATACAAGAACATTTTCTTCCATGCTTAGGACTATAACTACATGTACTATTATCTCCACAAATCCCATGAGCTATACAAGCACCATAAATTGCTTGCCAGGAAACATACCAATTTTGCGACACATTAGTTCGGCTATATACTCTAACATTACCATCAGGATCCATTTTCATTCTTCTTGGTAGAATTGTTCCATAATCAGAAGTTATAAAAGTTAAATTATCTGATGAAAGGAAATTACCGAAATAGTCCAAGATTGCAATTCTGCTACCATTGAAACTAGCCCTGCCGGTTTGCGAAATTAGCAGCCAAGGTTTTGGCCAATAAGAGCTAGAAATATCCGGGCCATCATAACGAAGAACAAGAACATTTGAATCATCAAAGGAGAACTTGTAGAAGCCAGTTGAATAGTTACTCTCACTTCTTGAAGCTACAAGCTCTGTATATCTTGTAAGAGGTTGACCAGGAAGAAGAGTATCTGTTGGAGAATCAAAACTCTGCCACAAAATTTTGGTTCCTTGAAGCTCACGCAACACAAGATTTCCATCATTTTTGAGATGTAACTCTAATGGTTTCAATGATGCTGTGTTTGAAGACCAAACATTGTTTAAAGAAACATCAAACAAGACAATGTTTCCTGTGTTTAAAAGGGTGAGTTTTGATCGTTTTCCATTAACGGGTTGATCGCGATTTGCCATCCAAACGATTGTGTTGTTAAGAGAATTTTGTTCTGTGAACCATATGGCAAAGGAATAAGCATTTTCACCAATGGCAGTAAAGCCAGCAGAGAACATGCCATTATGTGAGATGATTTTATCATTTGGATTTTCTACTGAGAGGGATGAACCTTTTCtcagtgatgatgatgatgatgatgatgatgatgatgatgatgaacatTGGAATGAAAAGGCCAATACTAGAAGAAAGAGTGTGAATGACAAATCCATATTTATGTGGAACAGTTTAAATATCAACAAACAAGAGAAACTATATTAAAAATGTGCCTTAGAAATGTACTGTCAGCAACACTACTGCAACATTACTTTATGTATCATATTCCAATTTTTACAAAGGGAAGGATAGTGTTGGTATGTTGCTAAATACAAATTTAATGTATGATATTTTAGCAATTAAACTAATTTCTTAAATACGTGAAAACAAGAAACTGTAGCTAGTCATTCAAAAGTGTTTAGATGAAATGATGTGgatttcttttaaattaatcAAGATCTCATATTTCAACCTGAGCTTGCAGCAACgttaaaatttttattcaaatttttgagATTAGTCTCCATATTTACACGCTGAGgatattcaatttaaaaataaatcaatagcAGCCTTTACATCTATAGCTGACAAAATTTATCAGCCAATTTAATGCTTGCACCAAACTGGATCATGACATGGGTTGGGAGAATTAAACATGCAACTTGCATATTCATTATCATGAAAAGAGCCTCTACATGATGTGTGCTTCATCTTTCTATTTAGCACGCCATTGTTGTCggattaataaaataaatactgtATGATAAGTATGAATTTGCATGGCTAATAACATTGACAAAAATATCATGCCTTAAATAGCATACTTTTTTTGGTAATAGGTATTACTATTAGTGAATGCATTGAGTGTGTTTGGTAATAtaaataagttagcttatagcttaataagtttgttttaaaaaattagaggtgtttcgtaacaagctttttttattagcttatagtttttttccagatgctatttcacgtagcgtttgagcttataacttatagcttataggtTTTTACAccttattctatttttaccctttaatttaataactacacactctaaaaaaaaactacccactatcaattatgtcattttatatttattaaccactttaaaaactaatttttccaaacactttaattttaatcacctagtttttcagctataagctagcttttcagctatcagctagcttatcatatataagttagcttatagcttaattttaccaaacagagcttagtgtaaaattgttttacacTGACCAATAATTGAcacatttattttatgaattgaAAACTAACAGAAAaaactaacaattttgttgCCTGAAAAATTTGAAGACGTCTATAAGCAACGTTAAATCCAATTGAGGAGGCGGAAAAGTCCAAATctttaaagtatttttttttgtctaagtAGTCCAccttaaagatggataagtggagtatTCGGGTTTCGAACTCCGACTCCTACACATATAATATGATgactctaccaactgagctatgctTACGGAAACGAGATATCTTTTCTATTTGTACTAAATTTACCAACCAATCAACACACTCATAATAGCctgaaaaatcatatattttaaactAGTAAATTAGAAGCTCCAAATAGCTGAGAGTTCAATTAGTAAATTAGAAGCTCTATCATAATAGCCACAAAAATCATATAACAAAACTCTATTATCATTTCTTAAAACCTCCAAAATATGCATTTTCTGGATTACCGAAGGAAGAATCATCCAATTCACTTTGATGCAACCATTAGGAAGAGGGCATTAGTTAACACTTAACACGACCATTAAACTctacatattttatttgaattcacATTTAATTAGAATATTATCCCAAGTTTGAAATTGGTTTAAAACAGCAGAAAATGATGTTTtgtccaaaataaaaatttgaatgtCGCTAACCActtttaaaggtgaaatttgaACCATTAAATTATTGtgctaaattaaattttgacaCCTTATCTCCTCCTTTTGATGTGATTTTTAAatccaaatatattaattaatccaCTAAAACCTACATGTccattatgttaaaaaaaaaaacctacatgtccattttgtttgataaagacatgtcaaatttaatttgttttttaatttcaattaaccCTCGTTttgatattaattattcaacTATATATAGTCATGTTTTTCAAGTtaccaaaagaaaaatcatCTTTTTAAAATCCTAATCTCTGTTTTGCTACCTACATCTCGTCAATGAAACACggactccgacacggacacTGTGACAAGACACGGATATGGACACTGCGACAAGACACGGATACGGACACTGCAacaccgctaatgtaaaaaatataggacaccgacacaACTACATATTTATAGaagatataaattgagaatcaaaatatatacatttatttcttaaaaaagttttaaaacaagatattataatatatttttttgataaagatattatagtattttatctttatttatccatctactatcgaaaaagttaaaaatattgtaatcaaaatgtaatgtcttcaatctttcattgatcaatattgttgtttcgacacatcttGAACTCTTGTAGATGTGTTTGATATGTGCCTAaggagagtataagcaaagaaaaaacaaatttttttggaaCACTTGTCCTACACTTGTTGTATGAGTGTCTTACATGTGTCAGACACCGATCAAAAAGGAGtgtcaaaataaagaaaaaattgagttaTTTTGGCTACCGGTCTGAGCTATCCGACACGCGTCGCACTGTCATATGAATTTCGGACACTGATGCTTCATAGCATGTCGTTGTTTCATCTAAAATTCCACgccatttgtttttttttttttttttggattaaaattCCACGCCActtttgttgaagaagaaaagtGTTTGCGATGAATTCACCAAGAAAAAAGTGTGTGGTGTAAAATTTgtaccattatttttttttctgctaacaaaacaaagaaaaaacgaTGTTAATAAAAGAATCTCGTTATATTTTCTTTGTTCGTTACTTTGTTAAAAAAGTATGAGATGATTTAGGTCCCACGTATTCCTTAGAATagtggaggttgaacatttACAAGTGGGAGAATCCATAAATCTAATACCTGATTTTaggtgagtattgtgtgtcaaaCTCAATTGTATTGTTGTTTTGAGTCCGATGTGAATGATTTTCCAGCTGTCCTCCTCCTTGCGACCTAATAGTGGAATCGGAGCCAATGATTTGTCGATGGATTTGACtgactcct
This genomic interval from Trifolium pratense cultivar HEN17-A07 linkage group LG6, ARS_RC_1.1, whole genome shotgun sequence contains the following:
- the LOC123888077 gene encoding putative receptor protein kinase ZmPK1, encoding MDLSFTLFLLVLAFSFQCSSSSSSSSSSSSSLRKGSSLSVENPNDKIISHNGMFSAGFTAIGENAYSFAIWFTEQNSLNNTIVWMANRDQPVNGKRSKLTLLNTGNIVLFDVSLNNVWSSNTASLKPLELHLKNDGNLVLRELQGTKILWQSFDSPTDTLLPGQPLTRYTELVASRSESNYSTGFYKFSFDDSNVLVLRYDGPDISSSYWPKPWLLISQTGRASFNGSRIAILDYFGNFLSSDNLTFITSDYGTILPRRMKMDPDGNVRVYSRTNVSQNWYVSWQAIYGACIAHGICGDNSTCSYSPKHGRKCSCIPGYRVKNHSDWSYGCEPMFDFTCNRSESTFLGMVNVEFYGYDIHYVEVSNYSSCEKLCLQDCNCKGFQHGFGSGKGFYKCYTKTQLRNGRHSPFFVGTTYLRLPKGNNFSKQETSTPGDHICQVKLQRVFVSASESHFVKFFLWFVTAIGAFEVVFIFVIWCSLLRTHQNTNADQQGYHLADIGFRKFSYLELKKATKGFSQEIGRGGGGVVYKGILSDERHAAIKRLYNAQQGGEGEFLAEVGIIGRLNHMNLIEMWGYCAEGKYRLLVYEYMENGSLADNLSSNKLDWSKRYKIALAIARVLAYLHEECLEWILHCDIKPQNILLDSNFQPKLADFGLSKLQNRNNLNNSSVSMIRGTRGYMAPEWIFNLPITSKVDVYSYGIVVLEMITGKSPTTCFKIVNGEEESDGRLVTWVREKRGSNIFWLEEIVDPNIGLNYDKSKMEILAKVALDCVVDERDSRPTMSGVVEMLQFHGSDA
- the LOC123888072 gene encoding uncharacterized vacuolar membrane protein YML018C, producing the protein MVTKDLDSKAWKWGLGLIYIIAVAIIWIAASFVVQSVVDAGVSPFLVTYICNSLFVVLIPIVEIGRYLENSYGGLWFWKSVKSKPHLEGRLGESEQANLLRDNDASGEVVESVVIQEVDVIEDRNNGSELLPSDDVVEGLVGQVGLIENVDQSGLDEKGRWTRCRVAKVSLLICPFWFFAQLTFNLSLKYTTVTSNTILSSASSLFTFLVSLAFLGERFTWLKLFSVLLCMGGTIIVSLGDSKSGLKTVASNPLLGDIFALSSAGLYAVYITLIRKKLNDDDGKNGEVSMAQFLGFLGLFNVLLFLPVAVILNFTKTEPFYMLTWKQLGLIIGKGLLDNVLSDYLWAKAVLLTSTTVATAGLTIQVPLAAIVDTITGHSPPFMDYLGAIAVMIGFAGINIPADTFSKSTEATAVELKIEDASIRDEEHALPRTQDSASVP